The following coding sequences are from one Cystobacter fuscus DSM 2262 window:
- a CDS encoding serine/threonine-protein kinase, producing the protein MSDSEDEMPMHDGRQLPPPSLDESERAWEATVVRDVVVGQRIGEYEVRRRIGSGGMGVVYEGEHPIIGRKVAIKLIRPDSSEGARSRDLIAEARATSAIRHRGIIDIFGFGTLPGLGQYLVMEYLTGRPLDEVLHDRGPLPPTEAIPLIIEVLGALSAAHGVGVIHRDLKPGNLFVVQESNGTEYMKVLDFGLAKQAAAPHSATPQTRASMIVGTPDYMAPEQACGQEVSPRTDLYAVGIILFEMLTGRLPFQAATPMQVAIHQVQTPPPAPSSFVQGLPPELDMLVLRLLAKKPEQRPTSAEEVVRDLKFISRTLAAESTQVASLPRSAPEPVPAPRAQVRQGAARAAAPRSPSGRRSGRVASVPETRAAPRTLSGSRPAVPEPSPTATRRTTPPRDTRAVVTDRIERAPSPGSHTPRRVAVGVVMLFVGLGTTLFLHTPEAPAPDVPRQTRPVLPPAPEPLATPSTQPATTPTAVSILGGGEAPSSSPPKSSPESSRTTRSTTTAEKNRAPSGEGTLTLVSECWAEVYVDGSYMGKMPPLHDMLLTTGKHTLELRDNPAIQKRSQEFSIRSGKQTTLEVTCQFED; encoded by the coding sequence ATGAGCGATTCCGAGGATGAGATGCCGATGCATGACGGACGCCAGCTTCCGCCGCCGTCCCTGGACGAATCCGAGAGGGCGTGGGAGGCCACCGTCGTCCGGGACGTCGTGGTGGGCCAGCGGATCGGCGAGTACGAGGTGCGCCGGCGCATTGGCAGCGGAGGAATGGGCGTCGTCTACGAGGGCGAGCACCCCATCATCGGCCGCAAGGTCGCCATCAAGCTCATCCGCCCCGACTCCTCCGAGGGCGCCCGCTCGCGAGACCTGATCGCGGAGGCGCGCGCCACCAGCGCCATCCGCCACCGCGGCATCATCGACATCTTCGGCTTCGGCACGCTCCCGGGGCTCGGCCAGTACCTCGTCATGGAGTACCTCACCGGGCGTCCGCTCGACGAGGTCCTCCATGACCGGGGACCGCTGCCACCCACCGAGGCCATCCCGCTCATCATCGAGGTGCTCGGCGCGCTGTCGGCCGCGCACGGCGTGGGCGTCATCCACCGCGACCTCAAGCCGGGCAACCTCTTCGTGGTGCAGGAGTCCAATGGCACCGAGTACATGAAGGTGCTCGACTTCGGTCTGGCCAAGCAGGCCGCGGCGCCCCACTCCGCCACGCCCCAGACCCGCGCGAGCATGATCGTGGGCACGCCGGACTACATGGCGCCAGAGCAGGCCTGTGGGCAGGAGGTGAGCCCGCGCACGGACCTGTACGCGGTGGGCATCATCCTGTTCGAGATGCTCACGGGACGGCTGCCCTTCCAGGCGGCGACGCCCATGCAGGTGGCCATCCACCAGGTGCAGACGCCGCCACCCGCGCCGTCGTCCTTCGTGCAAGGACTGCCGCCCGAACTCGACATGCTCGTCCTGCGCCTGCTGGCGAAGAAGCCCGAGCAGCGGCCGACCTCGGCGGAAGAGGTGGTGCGAGATCTGAAGTTCATCTCCCGCACGCTCGCCGCGGAGTCGACCCAGGTGGCCAGCCTTCCCCGGAGCGCGCCGGAGCCCGTCCCCGCGCCCCGTGCCCAGGTCCGACAAGGGGCCGCCCGGGCGGCGGCTCCGCGCTCTCCGAGCGGCAGGCGCTCGGGGCGCGTCGCCTCCGTGCCGGAGACGCGGGCCGCACCGAGGACCCTCTCGGGGTCGCGTCCGGCCGTCCCCGAGCCCTCGCCCACCGCGACCCGGCGGACCACCCCACCTCGTGACACGCGGGCCGTCGTGACCGACCGGATCGAGCGCGCACCGAGCCCTGGCTCACACACGCCGCGGCGGGTGGCGGTGGGCGTCGTCATGCTCTTCGTGGGCCTGGGAACGACCCTGTTCCTCCACACGCCAGAGGCCCCGGCGCCCGACGTTCCCAGACAGACGCGCCCTGTTCTCCCCCCCGCTCCCGAGCCCCTGGCCACGCCGTCCACCCAGCCCGCGACCACCCCCACCGCGGTGTCCATCCTCGGAGGGGGAGAGGCGCCCTCCTCGAGCCCGCCGAAGAGCAGCCCCGAATCCTCCCGGACGACCCGGAGCACCACGACCGCCGAGAAGAACCGCGCTCCTTCCGGAGAGGGAACCCTGACCCTGGTCAGTGAGTGCTGGGCCGAGGTGTACGTGGATGGCAGCTACATGGGGAAGATGCCCCCGCTGCACGACATGCTCCTGACCACGGGCAAGCATACGCTCGAGCTGCGCGACAATCCCGCCATCCAGAAGCGAAGCCAGGAGTTCAGTATTCGTTCGGGAAAGCAGACCACCCTCGAGGTCACCTGTCAGTTCGAGGACTAG
- a CDS encoding DUF4214 domain-containing protein — MNRFKLLSALGLLVLAWSSTAQALTYGVNLHPAHVRTVDQARQTALVLSQRNIRSVRLDISPQSDINWLTQVVTAFKERGIQLEAMLYDPKNNSYTCGTQATEQQAYDATRNIVNQMKHLIRDWELQNERQLRIAPGSSAMDASPYNTDCGRREAAVNRGMSRAIRDVRASSGVPLRIILGFIGRGYGFIDFMVSQGVEFDVLGYHIYPWQEHPSLDTDPWFGSGGLFANMARFNKPVRINEFNCAEIYAGDPNTPYGSRTPYENLPGKPTTEACFRGITKHLNIILSQTKVTLESVSFYELLDQPELHSVSESRFGLMYDLDTPKVHLFLASAFAGGSLSAAERTTITSRGLLTDAQINANQAAAGGQPPPVVASSMTHADYVKYLYEILLGRVADASGMSTWTTALDNGSRTRVQVQVAFLNSNEYRTYRLATGNYTPASTMDAMSNTYFVTYAYAVLLGRDPDASGLAAYVNALQTGTTRGDVVEALVSSNEYKTRHGL; from the coding sequence ATGAATCGATTCAAGCTGCTTTCAGCGCTGGGCCTGCTGGTCCTCGCGTGGTCTTCAACGGCCCAGGCACTGACCTATGGAGTGAATCTTCATCCAGCACACGTCCGCACGGTGGACCAGGCCAGACAGACGGCGCTGGTGCTGAGCCAGAGGAACATCCGCTCCGTCCGGTTGGACATCTCTCCCCAGTCGGACATCAACTGGCTCACCCAGGTCGTGACGGCTTTCAAGGAGCGCGGCATCCAGCTGGAAGCCATGCTGTACGATCCGAAGAACAACAGCTACACCTGTGGGACCCAGGCCACGGAACAGCAGGCCTATGATGCCACCCGGAACATCGTCAATCAGATGAAGCATCTGATCCGGGATTGGGAGCTCCAGAACGAGCGGCAACTGAGGATCGCACCCGGCTCGTCCGCCATGGATGCTTCACCGTACAACACCGACTGTGGCCGGCGCGAGGCCGCCGTCAACCGTGGGATGTCCCGAGCCATCAGGGATGTCCGGGCCAGCTCCGGGGTTCCCCTGCGGATCATCCTGGGGTTCATCGGCCGTGGCTATGGCTTCATCGACTTCATGGTCTCGCAAGGCGTGGAGTTCGATGTGCTGGGCTATCACATCTACCCCTGGCAGGAGCATCCGAGCCTCGATACGGACCCCTGGTTCGGCTCCGGCGGGCTGTTCGCCAACATGGCCCGCTTCAACAAGCCCGTGAGGATCAATGAGTTCAATTGCGCGGAAATCTACGCGGGAGATCCCAACACGCCCTATGGCAGCAGGACCCCGTACGAGAACCTCCCCGGCAAGCCGACGACCGAGGCCTGCTTCCGGGGCATCACGAAGCATCTGAACATCATCTTGTCCCAGACGAAGGTCACCCTCGAGTCGGTCTCCTTCTATGAGCTGCTGGATCAGCCGGAACTCCATTCGGTGTCCGAGAGCCGCTTCGGGCTGATGTATGACCTCGACACGCCCAAGGTCCACCTCTTCCTGGCCTCTGCCTTCGCAGGCGGAAGCCTCAGCGCGGCGGAGAGGACCACGATCACGAGCCGCGGGCTGCTGACCGATGCGCAGATCAACGCGAACCAGGCCGCGGCGGGTGGACAGCCACCTCCCGTGGTCGCCAGCTCGATGACCCACGCGGACTACGTGAAGTACCTCTACGAGATCCTCCTGGGGCGCGTGGCCGATGCTTCGGGAATGAGCACCTGGACCACCGCACTCGACAATGGCTCCAGGACCCGCGTTCAAGTGCAGGTCGCCTTCCTCAACTCCAACGAGTACCGCACCTACAGGCTCGCCACGGGGAACTACACCCCCGCGTCGACGATGGACGCGATGTCCAACACGTACTTCGTCACCTATGCGTACGCGGTCTTGTTGGGCAGGGATCCCGATGCCTCCGGGCTCGCCGCCTATGTGAACGCCCTGCAGACGGGCACGACGCGGGGCGACGTGGTGGAGGCCCTCGTCTCCAGCAACGAGTACAAGACGCGGCACGGGCTCTAG
- a CDS encoding tetratricopeptide repeat protein: MSPRAFVLMVLLAPLAAWSQPRGVDFYKRGQYEKAIDKLQREADDPSSSPKEQALARVYLAASMHALGMKDEARAQLEELARRHPEQRVDTRRFPPDFVELADLARGNVEAERLRAEAQAQETEQRRSTAVAEPSRSVEAWRENEPQSPRAGSDASFRLRPEVFGYVDMLGQGARGFGVGVSLGYGGLDSSARLLPGPDGRWGIGLELGYLLGNGLIQPRIALRGTLVTGVGVGGGGTVGVRVTPWSQLTFLVDVGVEKLAVSAPERFRSVLLTASAGVGVPLL; this comes from the coding sequence ATGTCCCCACGTGCCTTTGTCCTGATGGTCCTCCTCGCTCCGCTGGCCGCGTGGTCGCAGCCGCGGGGCGTCGATTTCTACAAGCGTGGCCAGTACGAAAAGGCGATCGACAAGCTTCAGCGGGAAGCGGATGACCCGAGCTCCTCGCCGAAGGAGCAGGCGCTCGCGCGTGTCTACCTCGCCGCATCGATGCATGCGCTCGGCATGAAGGACGAGGCCCGCGCGCAACTCGAGGAGCTCGCGCGGCGCCACCCCGAGCAGCGGGTGGACACCAGGCGCTTTCCTCCTGACTTCGTGGAGCTGGCGGACCTGGCGCGGGGGAACGTGGAGGCCGAGCGGCTCCGGGCGGAAGCTCAAGCCCAGGAGACCGAGCAGCGGCGGAGCACGGCGGTGGCCGAGCCATCGCGGTCCGTCGAGGCGTGGCGCGAGAACGAGCCGCAATCCCCGCGGGCCGGATCGGACGCCTCCTTCCGGCTGCGTCCGGAGGTCTTCGGCTACGTGGACATGTTGGGCCAGGGCGCCCGGGGGTTTGGCGTGGGAGTCAGCCTGGGCTACGGGGGACTGGACTCCAGCGCGCGGCTGCTTCCAGGTCCCGATGGCCGGTGGGGGATCGGACTGGAGCTGGGCTACCTCCTGGGTAACGGGCTCATCCAGCCACGCATTGCCCTGCGCGGCACGCTGGTGACAGGCGTGGGCGTCGGTGGGGGCGGAACGGTGGGCGTGCGGGTGACGCCCTGGTCCCAGTTGACCTTCCTCGTGGACGTGGGCGTCGAGAAGCTCGCGGTGAGCGCGCCAGAGCGTTTCCGCAGTGTCCTCCTGACGGCCTCGGCCGGAGTGGGCGTCCCCCTGCTCTAG